Genomic segment of Juglans microcarpa x Juglans regia isolate MS1-56 chromosome 7S, Jm3101_v1.0, whole genome shotgun sequence:
AGTACCAAAACCAATGGTTCATTGGGCTCTGCTTGTCTCAGTGACTCTTCATCTCTCACTTCTCTATCTATATTTGTTAGAGCCGGAGGTGGCTGTAAGACTACTCCCCTGTGGTCTTCCTCGAGGTCCTATATAGCTATCACTTTAGACTTCATTTCTCGAGTGTAGCAATCTCTTGCAGTCTATTGTTCACCACGCATTTCACCTACTCTCGATGAGGTTGGGAACTCTACCTTTAGATGATACGTGGAGGTTACAACCTTCATCTGATTGAAGGATGAACGTCCAAGAGTTGCATTGTATGAAGATGAGGCTTTCACCACAAGGAAGTCTACCATAAGAGACACTGTTTTAGGGGCCGTTCTAGCTAACATGGACAGAGTGATTGCCCCAACCAGCTGGATTGTGTCCCTAGTGAATCCTTTGAGGAGCGTAGGTGCATGTGCAATTGATTGAGAACGATCCCATTTTAGTAAATGCCTCCTAGAAAAGGACGCCAGCAGAGCTGCCGTTGTCAATCAGTATTCTTCTAGTCCAATAGTTAGCAATTTGTACTGTTACTACCAGAGCGTCGTCATGGGGGCGTGACAAACCTTCTCCATCTTTTTCACCAAAAGTTATAAGATATTCCCTGATCTAATCCCTGTTGTGAAAGGACGGTTTGTAGGCGGAGAATACCTCTTCATATCTGGCCCTCCTTTAATGGGCCTTCTGCGTCGAGGAGGTCGTTCCCCTCTAGCATATCATCCAGCTATGGTGCTGATTTCACCTATCAGAGGTTCTTCTCTTCCCAAGTTTCTTCGATGCGAACTCTCTATACGTGGATTCGTGATTCTTCTTCTGTCAGGGCTTTTATTTCTCCTGACGGGACTTTGACTTGTTCGGGTATCACTTCTCCAAGCAAAGTTGCGATCTCTACGAATTGGGCTGTGATTCCTGCGAGTAGGACCTTGGTTTCTACTAATGGGGCTTCGGTTCCAGTCTTTCCAAGAATAGGGACGGTAGTCCCATTGTGGTCCATCCCTCTCTTTTTCATATCGGTTAGCACAAACCCCTGGGTCTTCCACCTTTTTCTTCCACGTATAGCAATCTTTCATATTATGTCTGCCACTCTTATGAAAGACACAATATCTGGGACGTGACGAACCTCGTCTTTGTTCTTCTCGTGGGTCCTCCTCAGCTTCCACAATTAGGTTAGAGTGTATACGAGGACCGGGTTTTCCCTGTTGGACATGTTCTCCTCTGACCCTAGTTTTTTAAGTCCTCTTTTTGTAGTCCCCTCAGTTCGTTCCTTTATGCTAGTTTGCTATTTTTTTGTCTGCTCTCTCCAAGTCACTCTTCCTAGGGGCAATTAGTGCTCGGAGCTTATCTTCTGCATTTATGAAATCATCTGCGTGGTCCATAAACTCCTTTTGAGTGGTCAGGGTTTCCCGAGTGATTTCCGTCATAAGGGGTTGCGAGGCCAAATCCCCTTAATAGTGCAGCCAAGGTGATTTTTTCGTCTTAGTCATATATTGTCATTCGTTCTTTATTAAACCAGGAGAGGTATGACTTGATGCTCTCGTCATCCCTTCGTTTAACAATTAGGAGATAAGCCACTAGTCTCATCCTTGTTTGGCTAGCCATGAACTATGTCAAGAAGAGATGTGCCAGTTTGTTGAAGTTGTCCACGGTTCCAAGACGTAAGGAACCAAACCATGCTCATGCTGCTCCCTTCAGAGTGAGGGGAAAAGTTCTGCATGCTACTTCATTGGGGAAACCGTGGAGGGTCATATCGGCCTTGAAAGTCTCCAGGTGTTCTAACGGGTCTTTTGACCCATCATATGCTTCCATCTGATGGACTTTGAACTTTGGAGGTATAGGTACTGCCATAATGCTAGCAATGTATGGTAGTTCAGTGTTGGTAAGGAGTTGATTTATCGTGGAGGGCTGGCCCATTTGCttagttgaattgcttattgaccctacgTCGTTCTTCATCTACGGCAGTTGCATTAGGAGGAGGACGGGCCTCAGAGTGATGACTCTGTCGATCCGCTACTGGTTCTTCTTCGCCCCTTCGTAAGGCATCATTTTCTTGTCAAAGGATTTACATATCCGCCATGAGTTTCCGTATTGCTTCAGTTTGTTCGTTAAGTCTTGCTTCCATTGCTTCGGGCTGTACTACTTCACACTACGAATGCTAAGAGTAGGTTGTTGCCAACATACGAGGGACATGTTAGTTATGGGACAACAAAAATTCCACAGACGGCCcactgttgatgttgtgtttcgcgGGCCTGGGCAATTCCACTCGGTCAAAGCTCATGCGATCACCTGCACAGTAATAAGGGGGGACCTCGGGGTCCGTTGATTCTTTGATGCTCAAGTCAATATGGCATTAAGGATGAAGATGAagtatattgatgatgatggtgttagATTACTTACCTGTGTGCTGCAGGTAGTGTTATTTATACTAGCCGACCTGGTCTCCACAGTAGTGGAGCGTTGCATAGCAGGAGATCATATATTCATGTTGTCCACTTGCCGAGCTATCCTTTTGCCATCAGTTCGCTGAGCTATGAAGTGCTCAGTGTTATTGAGTGTTGTTCGAGCCTTGGGCTACATTGAATGCTGCGTATATTCTGTCTTGGGCcttttccatctcattaatgctGGGTGTGAACCGCCGCAAGTTTTCTCGTCTGGCACTGAATGCTATATTCCTTCCCTCTTAAGCCTTGCATGCATTTCCTATCTTGTTTCCTGATGTAAGCATGATCCAACCCAGGTCTTACACCCGAGCCTTGACCCAGGTGCTATCGTTTGACCCAGTCCATCTTATGTACCTGGGCCCTAATCAGGGCCTTGTCTCCAACCCAATCCAACCCAGACCTTATATCTAGATTTTAACCTAGGCCCTGCCTTTAGCCCAATCCAAGGAATTTTCTCCTTTCACTCTCCAGATATTGAACTCCACCTTCAACCCCACCATGTCGTAACTTTCTCACCACCTTAGCTAGCTTTCTTGTTCACCACTCCATGATTGGTTTGAGGGAAAATTTGTATTCAATTACCGTTTCTATTGCATCCCATCATGCACCCTCCTCGTATCCCCTACATTCGGTAATGAAAAAGCCTCTTTATAGAGGGTAGAATACTCAATCCAAGGTTCCAGGTTCAGGAAGCTTCAAAGTTTTTAATTCCTTTGTTATTTGATGAAGCTATTTACCATATAACATGAAGAGTCCGAGACATCAATACCTTTTGGCTACTAAGCAAATTAGCATAGTTGAAAGTCAAACATTTTGTGTAATTTCATGGGACATTAATGTTTAGATTTCACCGTACAACATTACAGCTGCGACACATACGCCGAAAACAAGCTGCGTATATGCTTGGAGAGAACATTACAATAATGATTTGGGTCCTAGGTACTGAAGAACTTTTGTATGCTCTGTGTAAAAGCTATATTAGTGGTGCTATACCCACCATCCACGACTAGGTTGAGCCCACTCACGTACTTGGACTCCTCACTCGCCAAGAACAATGCTGCCTCTGCTATATCTCCAGCTTCCAAAACCACCCCTTTCAAATTTGCAGCTTCGCATACAATTTCTTCTAGTTTTTTCTTGTCTATTCCTGGCCTTTTGAGCACCATAGGGGTGGCCACACCAAACGGTGATATGCAATTGACTCTGATTCCGTACTGTCCCAATTCAACGCACAAATTCTTGGTTAGTCCCACTACGGCATGCTTGGACGCCGTGTATAGGTGTGAAGTTGGCCCGTGTGTCACTGATGCAGAGCTTGAAGTGAACAAAATGGTTCCCTTTTTCTCAGGGATCATTACTTTGGCGGCATGTTTTGCCCCCAAGAGTGACCCCAAGACATTCACGCCAAAGACTTTCTTGTACTCCTCCTGATTGAGGGCAGAGATATCTGACATTGTTGGATCAGAATAGCCTGCGTTGTTGAACATAATGTCGAGTTTTCCATGCTTAGACACTGCAATGTCGACAGCATTCTTGACATCAGACTCGTTAGTGACATCGCAGTGGACATAGGAAATGGCACCATCGGTGCTGTTATCGTCGCAAACAGAGAGACCAAGCTCGTCTTGGACGTCAGCAATGATGACCTTAGCACCATGTTGAGCGAATAGCCTTGCACTGCTCTCGCCAATTCCACTCGCACCTCCGGTTATCAACGCAACCTTGCCTTTTAATCTGTACAATCCAAGTGAAATATAAAGATCGATAGAGAAACaaagaacaaattaaagaaCGTATGAAAGTGTTTATTGTCTAACAAAACTCCAAGGGTCGTTTCTATTGCTTACCTATTAGCAATGGGTGCCAGCAAGCTGGAAGCGCTGTTCATATTCAACTTCTATTGTTTTTGTAATGTTGACGAATGTGAAGATCAGCTACTGCATGGGGACCATTTTATAAGGAAACTTTGAATGCATGTGATGCAATGTTACCTAACCTTCCATATGCTGTGTGAATTCAATGTGtatagtaaatatatatttgtcacCATTTCTGTCGCCTTGGTTGGGATACGCTATAAGATAACTTT
This window contains:
- the LOC121241148 gene encoding secoisolariciresinol dehydrogenase-like, with the translated sequence MNSASSLLAPIANRLKGKVALITGGASGIGESSARLFAQHGAKVIIADVQDELGLSVCDDNSTDGAISYVHCDVTNESDVKNAVDIAVSKHGKLDIMFNNAGYSDPTMSDISALNQEEYKKVFGVNVLGSLLGAKHAAKVMIPEKKGTILFTSSSASVTHGPTSHLYTASKHAVVGLTKNLCVELGQYGIRVNCISPFGVATPMVLKRPGIDKKKLEEIVCEAANLKGVVLEAGDIAEAALFLASEESKYVSGLNLVVDGGYSTTNIAFTQSIQKFFST